One Phocaeicola dorei genomic region harbors:
- the upp gene encoding uracil phosphoribosyltransferase, giving the protein MKIINLSEGNSLLNQYVAELRDIHVQNDRMRFRRNIERIGEIMAYEMSKALTYSVKQVQTPLGTATASTHDDKIVIATVFRAGLPLHTGFLNMFDHADNAFVSAFRFYKDDEHHIVDVHIEYIAAPSLNDRTLLLVDPMLATGESMELAWKAFLTKGKPAKLQMACVIASQQGVKHMAELFPGDDVTLWCAAIDPVLDEHKYIVPGLGDAGDLAFGEKL; this is encoded by the coding sequence ATGAAAATCATCAATCTCAGTGAAGGCAATTCTCTCCTAAACCAATATGTAGCGGAATTGCGCGATATACATGTTCAAAATGACCGTATGCGTTTCCGCAGAAATATTGAAAGAATAGGAGAAATCATGGCATACGAGATGAGTAAAGCACTAACCTATTCCGTAAAGCAAGTACAGACACCCTTGGGAACTGCCACGGCCAGCACACACGATGACAAAATAGTGATTGCAACGGTATTCCGTGCCGGACTGCCGTTGCACACCGGTTTTCTGAACATGTTCGACCATGCCGACAACGCTTTCGTTTCCGCATTCCGTTTTTACAAGGATGACGAGCACCATATTGTAGATGTGCACATTGAATACATCGCCGCCCCTTCATTGAATGACAGGACCTTGCTTCTCGTTGACCCCATGCTTGCCACCGGTGAAAGCATGGAACTTGCCTGGAAAGCTTTCCTTACCAAAGGCAAACCCGCTAAATTGCAAATGGCCTGTGTCATTGCCAGCCAACAAGGGGTAAAGCATATGGCAGAACTTTTTCCCGGCGATGATGTCACATTATGGTGTGCCGCCATAGACCCTGTCTTGGACGAGCACAAATACATTGTTCCGGGATTGGGGGATGCCGGTGATTTAGCATTCGGCGAGAAACTTTAG
- a CDS encoding 2-oxoacid:ferredoxin oxidoreductase subunit beta, with amino-acid sequence MNEYTAKDFKKGQPRWCPGCGDHFFLASLHKAMAELGVAPHDTAVISGIGCSSRLPYYMNTYAMQTVHGRAAAISTGCKVANPKITVWQISGDGDGLAIGGNHFIHAVRRNIDLNMILLNNRIYGLTKGQYSPTSPRGFVSKSSPYGTVEDPFHPAELCFGARGRFFARAVATDGPGTVEILKAAANHKGAAVCEILQNCVIFNDGTHESVYTKEGRSKNAIYLEHGKPMLFGVDKEYGLMQEGFGLKVVKLGENGVTEKDILVHDAHCMDNTLQLKLALMEGPDFPVALGVIRDVEAPTYDDAVNAQIEEVAAKKKYHNFQELLMTNDIWEVK; translated from the coding sequence ATGAACGAATATACAGCAAAAGATTTCAAAAAGGGACAACCTCGTTGGTGTCCGGGTTGTGGTGACCATTTTTTCTTGGCTTCGCTGCACAAAGCGATGGCTGAATTGGGAGTGGCTCCTCATGATACTGCCGTTATTTCGGGTATCGGATGTTCCAGCCGCCTGCCTTATTACATGAATACATATGCCATGCAGACTGTGCACGGTCGTGCGGCAGCTATTTCTACAGGCTGCAAGGTGGCTAATCCAAAGATTACTGTTTGGCAGATTTCAGGGGATGGTGATGGGCTGGCTATTGGTGGAAATCACTTTATACATGCCGTTCGTCGTAATATCGACTTGAATATGATTTTGTTGAACAACCGTATATATGGTTTGACCAAAGGACAGTATTCTCCGACTTCTCCCCGTGGATTTGTTAGCAAATCATCTCCTTACGGCACTGTGGAAGATCCGTTTCATCCGGCTGAATTATGTTTTGGTGCGCGTGGACGTTTCTTTGCCCGTGCGGTAGCTACGGATGGTCCTGGTACAGTGGAGATTCTGAAAGCTGCTGCCAATCATAAAGGTGCGGCTGTATGTGAAATTCTTCAGAACTGCGTCATTTTTAATGATGGAACACACGAATCAGTATATACGAAAGAAGGTCGTTCAAAGAATGCCATTTATTTAGAACACGGTAAACCGATGTTGTTTGGTGTAGACAAAGAATACGGGCTGATGCAGGAAGGTTTCGGACTGAAAGTGGTAAAGCTTGGTGAGAATGGTGTGACGGAAAAAGATATTTTAGTGCACGATGCTCATTGTATGGATAATACTTTGCAGTTGAAACTGGCATTGATGGAAGGACCGGATTTTCCGGTTGCATTAGGGGTGATCCGTGATGTGGAGGCGCCTACTTATGATGACGCTGTTAATGCACAGATTGAAGAAGTGGCCGCAAAGAAAAAATATCATAATTTCCAGGAATTACTGATGACAAATGATATTTGGGAAGTGAAATAA
- a CDS encoding 2-oxoacid:acceptor oxidoreductase subunit alpha: MADEMIVKELDQVVVRFSGDSGDGMQLAGNIFSNISATVGNDISTFPDYPADIRAPQGSLTGVSGFQVHIGAGKVFTPGDKCDVLVAMNAAALKTQYKFAKSTACIIIDTDCFQKSDLDKAAFKTDNPIEEMGIKQDVIAAPISQMVKDCLADTGMDNKSMLKCRNMFALGLVCWLFNRDLAVAENFLREKFAKKPQIAEANIKVIHAGYDYGHNTHASVDHTYKVETKSKVPGKYMDISGNKATAYGLIAAAEKAGLRLFLGSYPITPATDILHELSKHKSLGVTTVQCEDEISGCATAIGASFAGALAATSTSGPGVCLKSEAMNLAVITELPLVVINVQRGGPSTGLPTKSEQTDLLQALFGRNGESPMPVIAAASPTHCFDAAYDACKIALEHMTPVVLLTDGFVANGSGAWKLPDLANYPAINPPYVTPEMKDNYTPYKRNTETGVRYWALPGQEGYMHILGGLEKDSDTGAISTEPENHNLMCRLRAEKIAKIPVPDVKVQGCVEDADLLIVGFGGTYGHLYSAMEEMNHAGKKVALAHFVHLNPLPQNTAEVLKKYKKVVVAEQNLGQFAGYLRMKVDGFVPYQFNEVKGQPFVVSELVDAFTEILNK, encoded by the coding sequence ATGGCAGATGAAATGATAGTCAAGGAGTTGGACCAAGTGGTGGTCCGTTTCTCAGGCGACTCAGGCGATGGTATGCAGCTGGCCGGAAATATCTTTTCTAATATTTCGGCTACAGTGGGAAATGATATCAGTACATTCCCCGATTACCCGGCGGATATACGTGCTCCGCAAGGTTCGTTGACCGGTGTGTCAGGTTTCCAGGTGCATATTGGTGCGGGTAAAGTTTTTACTCCTGGTGACAAATGCGACGTATTGGTCGCAATGAATGCCGCTGCATTGAAAACACAATACAAATTTGCGAAGTCCACAGCTTGTATCATTATTGATACAGATTGTTTTCAGAAATCAGATCTGGACAAGGCGGCTTTCAAAACAGACAATCCGATTGAAGAAATGGGTATTAAGCAGGATGTAATTGCTGCTCCTATTTCACAGATGGTGAAAGACTGTCTGGCAGATACAGGCATGGACAACAAGTCAATGTTGAAATGTCGTAATATGTTTGCTTTGGGATTGGTTTGCTGGTTGTTTAATCGTGACCTGGCGGTTGCTGAAAATTTTTTGCGCGAGAAATTTGCAAAGAAGCCGCAAATAGCTGAAGCGAATATTAAAGTGATACACGCCGGATATGATTATGGCCACAATACCCATGCGTCTGTGGATCATACTTATAAGGTGGAAACTAAGTCTAAAGTCCCCGGAAAGTATATGGATATCAGCGGAAACAAGGCTACGGCTTATGGCTTGATCGCTGCTGCCGAGAAAGCAGGCCTGCGTTTGTTCTTGGGATCTTATCCCATTACTCCGGCAACAGATATTTTACATGAGCTTTCTAAACATAAATCATTGGGAGTGACTACTGTTCAATGTGAAGATGAAATTTCAGGTTGCGCTACGGCTATCGGTGCCTCGTTTGCAGGTGCGTTGGCGGCTACTTCTACTTCGGGGCCGGGTGTTTGTCTGAAATCAGAGGCTATGAATCTGGCTGTTATTACAGAATTACCATTGGTGGTTATTAATGTACAGCGTGGCGGTCCTTCTACTGGTTTGCCTACTAAGTCTGAGCAAACAGATTTATTGCAGGCTTTGTTTGGCCGTAACGGTGAATCTCCTATGCCGGTCATTGCCGCAGCTTCTCCAACTCATTGTTTTGATGCTGCTTATGATGCTTGTAAGATTGCCTTGGAACACATGACTCCGGTGGTGTTGCTGACTGATGGTTTTGTAGCAAATGGTTCCGGCGCATGGAAATTGCCTGATCTGGCAAACTATCCGGCTATTAACCCACCCTATGTTACTCCGGAAATGAAGGATAATTATACTCCTTACAAGCGTAATACTGAAACAGGTGTCCGTTATTGGGCATTGCCGGGACAGGAAGGTTATATGCATATTTTGGGAGGCTTGGAAAAAGACAGTGATACAGGTGCTATTTCTACCGAGCCTGAAAACCATAATTTGATGTGCCGTTTGCGTGCCGAGAAGATTGCTAAAATTCCAGTGCCTGATGTTAAGGTGCAAGGCTGCGTAGAGGATGCAGATTTGTTGATAGTGGGTTTCGGTGGAACTTACGGTCATTTGTATTCAGCAATGGAGGAAATGAACCATGCAGGCAAGAAGGTTGCTTTGGCACATTTTGTTCATTTGAACCCGCTGCCTCAAAATACGGCAGAAGTGCTGAAGAAATATAAGAAGGTAGTCGTGGCTGAGCAGAATCTTGGTCAGTTTGCCGGATATCTCCGTATGAAAGTGGACGGATTTGTTCCTTATCAGTTTAATGAGGTAAAAGGCCAGCCGTTCGTAGTCAGCGAGTTAGTTGATGCTTTCACTGAGATTTTAAATAAATAA
- the kbl gene encoding glycine C-acetyltransferase, which yields MYGKMKEFLAKELADIKAAGLYKNERIITTPQRADIKVNDGEDVLNFCANNYLGLSDNQRLINAAKEAMDTHGFGMSSVRFICGTQDLHKQLEAAISDYFKTEDTILYAACFDANGGLFEPLFTEEDAIISDALNHASIIDGVRLCKAKRYRYANADMADLERCLQEAQAQRHRIIATDGVFSMDGNVAPLDKICELAEKYDALVMVDESHSAGVVGPTGHGVAEQFKAYGRVDIFTGTLGKAFGGAMGGFTTGKKEIIDMLRQRSRPYLFSNSVAPAIIGASLEMFKMLKESDALHTKLMDNVNYFRDRMLAAGFDIKPTQSAICAVMLYDAKLSQDFAAKMQEEGIYVTGFYYPVVPKGQARIRVQLSAGHEKAHLDKAIAAFIKVGKELGVIK from the coding sequence ATGTATGGTAAAATGAAGGAGTTCCTTGCGAAGGAACTGGCTGATATTAAGGCAGCCGGATTGTATAAAAATGAACGTATCATTACCACACCTCAGCGTGCAGACATCAAGGTGAATGACGGAGAAGATGTGTTGAACTTTTGTGCCAACAATTATTTAGGTTTGTCAGATAACCAACGTTTGATCAATGCTGCCAAAGAGGCAATGGATACACATGGCTTCGGTATGTCTTCCGTACGCTTTATCTGTGGGACTCAGGATTTACACAAACAGCTGGAAGCTGCCATTTCTGATTATTTTAAAACAGAAGATACTATACTTTATGCTGCTTGTTTTGATGCTAACGGTGGTTTGTTCGAACCGCTGTTTACAGAAGAAGACGCTATTATTTCAGATGCGTTGAATCATGCATCTATTATAGATGGTGTACGTTTGTGTAAGGCAAAACGCTATCGTTACGCTAATGCTGATATGGCTGACTTGGAACGTTGTTTGCAGGAAGCGCAGGCACAGCGTCACCGCATTATTGCTACAGATGGTGTATTCTCGATGGATGGTAATGTGGCTCCATTGGATAAGATTTGTGAACTGGCGGAAAAATATGACGCGTTGGTAATGGTGGATGAATCTCATTCGGCCGGTGTAGTAGGTCCTACAGGGCATGGCGTGGCCGAACAATTTAAAGCATACGGTCGTGTGGATATTTTTACTGGTACATTAGGGAAAGCATTTGGTGGGGCAATGGGAGGATTTACCACCGGTAAGAAAGAAATTATTGATATGTTGCGCCAGCGTTCACGTCCTTATTTATTCTCTAATTCTGTAGCTCCTGCCATTATCGGTGCTAGCTTGGAAATGTTTAAGATGTTGAAGGAAAGTGATGCCTTGCATACTAAGTTGATGGATAATGTGAATTATTTCCGTGACAGGATGCTGGCTGCTGGTTTTGACATCAAACCAACTCAGAGCGCGATTTGTGCTGTGATGCTTTATGATGCGAAACTGTCTCAGGATTTTGCTGCCAAGATGCAGGAAGAAGGCATATATGTAACTGGTTTCTATTATCCGGTTGTTCCGAAAGGGCAGGCACGTATCCGCGTCCAATTGTCTGCCGGTCATGAAAAGGCACATTTGGATAAGGCAATTGCTGCATTTATTAAAGTGGGTAAAGAACTTGGGGTGATTAAATAA
- a CDS encoding NAD-dependent epimerase/dehydratase family protein: MKNVLIIGSTGQIGSELTMKLRSIYNGNIVAGYIPGAEPKGELKESGPSAIVDITNEQQIAETVSKYNIDTIYNLAALLSAVAEAKPQLAWKIGMGGLFNVLEVAREMGCAVFTPSSIGVFGNNTPKDKTPQDTIRNPRTMYGVTKVSGELLSDYYHIRFGVDTRSVRFPGLISYVTPPGGGTTDYAVDIYYSAVKGEKFECPIAADTFMDMMYMPDGLRAAIEIMEANPDKLIHRNSFNIASMSFDPEIIYNNIKKYMPDFHMEYKVDPLRQAIAESWPNSLDDTCAREEWGWKPEYDLDSMTQDMLAKLKVRFNK; this comes from the coding sequence ATGAAAAATGTATTAATTATCGGCTCCACCGGTCAGATCGGTTCGGAACTAACCATGAAATTGAGAAGTATTTACAATGGTAATATCGTAGCCGGATATATTCCCGGTGCCGAGCCTAAAGGGGAATTAAAAGAATCAGGCCCTTCTGCCATCGTAGATATCACCAATGAACAACAAATTGCCGAAACTGTATCAAAGTACAACATCGACACCATTTACAATCTGGCAGCCTTACTCTCGGCTGTAGCAGAAGCCAAACCTCAACTAGCATGGAAAATAGGCATGGGAGGCCTGTTTAATGTATTGGAAGTAGCACGCGAAATGGGTTGTGCCGTATTTACCCCAAGTTCTATCGGTGTCTTCGGTAACAACACCCCTAAAGACAAGACTCCACAAGACACTATCCGTAATCCGCGTACCATGTATGGCGTTACAAAAGTATCAGGAGAATTACTGAGCGATTATTACCATATCCGTTTTGGTGTAGATACCCGTTCCGTTCGTTTCCCCGGATTAATTTCGTATGTCACACCTCCGGGTGGCGGGACCACTGATTATGCTGTAGACATCTATTATTCGGCTGTAAAAGGTGAAAAATTTGAATGTCCTATCGCAGCCGATACATTCATGGATATGATGTATATGCCTGATGGTTTACGTGCAGCCATTGAAATCATGGAAGCGAATCCCGACAAACTAATTCATCGCAATTCGTTCAACATTGCTTCAATGAGTTTTGATCCGGAAATTATTTATAATAATATAAAGAAGTATATGCCTGACTTCCATATGGAGTACAAAGTAGATCCACTACGTCAAGCTATCGCCGAATCATGGCCGAACTCACTGGACGACACTTGTGCCCGTGAGGAATGGGGATGGAAACCGGAATATGATCTAGACAGTATGACACAGGATATGCTTGCCAAACTAAAAGTACGATTCAATAAATAA
- a CDS encoding sugar kinase, giving the protein MNTRAITKNKKVVTFGEVMLRLTTPNFQRFSQTNEFIATYGGSEANVAISLVNFGISTEFVTRLPENAMAQACVNSLQAYGLGTDGIIYGGKRMGLYFLESGAAFRNSNVVYDREGSSFATLRPGMIDWEKILSDAGWFHWSGIAASLSQEGADTCLEALQTADRLGLTISCDLNFRKKLWNYGKSASEVMLPLVQYSDVIFGAEPEYKEIFGIPPVGFKAVDTSYPLDLSGFKVFGQKVSEQAPRCQKIFLELRNTITSNHNLLAAILYSKGTLRHTGIYDIVHEVDRVGAGDAFVGGMIYGLLTYSDNDQKTLEFALAASALKNTIYGDFNQVTVEEVEGLMQGNTSGRVVR; this is encoded by the coding sequence ATGAATACAAGAGCTATTACCAAAAACAAGAAAGTCGTTACATTCGGAGAAGTAATGTTAAGGCTGACCACCCCCAATTTTCAGCGCTTTTCCCAAACAAACGAGTTTATTGCTACTTATGGAGGAAGTGAAGCGAATGTAGCCATATCACTGGTCAACTTCGGCATCTCCACAGAATTCGTTACCAGACTTCCCGAGAATGCAATGGCACAAGCTTGTGTAAACTCACTCCAAGCTTACGGATTAGGTACAGACGGCATTATTTATGGCGGGAAACGCATGGGATTATACTTTCTGGAGAGCGGTGCAGCATTTCGTAACTCCAATGTAGTATATGACCGTGAAGGATCTTCCTTTGCCACTTTACGTCCCGGCATGATAGACTGGGAAAAGATTCTTTCCGATGCAGGCTGGTTCCACTGGTCGGGTATAGCGGCGTCCCTGTCACAGGAAGGAGCAGATACCTGCCTGGAAGCACTACAAACAGCAGACCGTCTAGGGTTAACTATCTCGTGCGATTTGAATTTCCGCAAAAAATTATGGAATTACGGTAAATCCGCTTCAGAAGTAATGCTCCCTCTTGTCCAATATAGTGATGTCATTTTTGGTGCAGAACCCGAATACAAAGAAATTTTCGGCATTCCCCCGGTAGGTTTTAAAGCTGTAGACACCTCATATCCATTAGATTTGTCCGGTTTCAAAGTATTCGGTCAAAAAGTATCAGAACAAGCGCCCCGATGCCAGAAAATATTTCTGGAATTGCGTAATACCATCACTTCCAATCACAATCTGCTGGCAGCCATACTTTATTCTAAAGGGACATTAAGGCATACCGGTATTTACGATATTGTCCATGAGGTAGACCGTGTAGGTGCAGGAGATGCATTTGTAGGCGGCATGATTTATGGTTTGCTGACCTACTCCGACAATGACCAAAAAACATTAGAATTCGCCCTTGCCGCATCTGCATTAAAAAATACCATATATGGAGATTTCAATCAAGTAACAGTAGAAGAAGTGGAAGGATTAATGCAAGGAAACACTTCAGGAAGAGTAGTCAGATAA
- the secDF gene encoding protein translocase subunit SecDF, giving the protein MQNKGFVKVFAVLLTLVCVFYLSFSFVTRYHMDKAAQDPKGEAHYLDSMQNEKVYLGSYTLKQCREMEIGLGLDLKGGMNVILEVSVPDVVKALADNKTDEAFNKAVAEASKQSITSQDDFITLFVKEYKKQAPNGKLAELFATQQLKDKVTTRSSDSEVEKVLREEVKAAIDNSYNVLRTRIDRFGVAQPNIQALEGKMGRIMVELPGIKEPERVRKLLQGSANLEFWETFDAKEIVPYLSSVDNRLRDILAVESGAASADSVAADTVAVAQASAISAADSLAAALKGETASNSAAMEQMKKEHPLASVLQLNPNGYGSVVGYADYKDTAQVNQYLAMKEVKEMLPKDLRLKWGVKAADFDKQGRIFELYAIKSTERNGRAPLEGDVITDAKDEYDQFNKPCVSMSMNTDGARRWAVLTKNNVGKAIAIVLDGYVYSAPNVNGEITGGHSQITGNFTPEVTKDLANVLKSGKMPAPARIVQEDIVGPSLGQESINQGIISFVVALILLMIYMCAMYGLIPGMVANCALVVNFFFTLGILTSFQAALTMSGIAGMVLSLGMAVDANVLIYERTKEELRAGKTVKAALADGYSNAFSAIFDSNLTSIITGIILFYFGTGPIRGFATTLIIGILCSFFTAVFLTRIVYEHFMNKDKWLNLTFTTGISKNLMQNVNYNFMGMMKRSFTVFGAIIVICIISFFIRGLAQSIDFTGGRNFVVQFEQQVEPETVRDLLKKKITEDNVQAIALGTDKKTIRITTNYRINEESPTIDSEIEEFLYQSLKDGNLLGEGTTLEIFIDRDNRVGGSIISSQKVGPSIADDIKTSAIWSVLFALVAIGLYILLRFRNVAYSVGATVALAVDTILIIGAYSLCYGWVPFSLEIDQTFIGAVLTAIGYSINDKVVIFDRIREFFGLYPKRNRMQLFNDSLNTTLARTINTSLSTLIVLLCIFVLGGDSIRSFAFAMILGVVIGTLSSIFIAAPIAYLTMGNKMPEETKA; this is encoded by the coding sequence ATGCAAAACAAAGGATTTGTAAAGGTTTTTGCGGTATTACTCACCCTTGTATGTGTGTTTTATCTTTCTTTCTCTTTTGTGACCCGCTATCACATGGACAAAGCGGCACAGGACCCGAAAGGTGAAGCACATTACCTTGATTCTATGCAGAATGAAAAAGTTTATTTGGGTAGTTATACGCTGAAACAGTGTCGCGAGATGGAGATTGGTCTGGGTCTAGACCTGAAAGGTGGTATGAACGTTATCCTTGAAGTTTCTGTACCGGATGTAGTGAAGGCTTTGGCTGACAACAAGACTGATGAAGCTTTTAACAAAGCGGTTGCAGAAGCATCAAAACAATCTATCACTAGTCAGGATGACTTTATCACTCTTTTTGTAAAAGAGTATAAGAAACAAGCTCCCAATGGCAAATTGGCTGAATTATTTGCTACTCAGCAGTTGAAAGACAAAGTAACCACCCGCAGTTCCGACAGTGAAGTTGAAAAAGTATTGCGCGAAGAGGTAAAGGCTGCTATCGACAACTCTTATAATGTATTACGTACACGTATTGACCGTTTTGGTGTGGCACAGCCTAACATTCAGGCATTGGAAGGAAAGATGGGCCGTATCATGGTGGAACTACCGGGTATCAAAGAACCGGAACGTGTCAGAAAACTGTTGCAGGGATCTGCTAACTTGGAATTCTGGGAAACTTTCGACGCAAAAGAAATAGTTCCTTATCTTTCTTCTGTAGATAACAGACTGCGTGATATTCTTGCTGTTGAAAGTGGTGCTGCTTCTGCTGATTCTGTAGCAGCTGATACTGTTGCTGTTGCACAGGCTTCTGCAATTTCTGCTGCCGACAGTCTTGCAGCCGCATTGAAAGGCGAAACGGCAAGTAACTCTGCCGCAATGGAGCAGATGAAGAAAGAACATCCGTTGGCTTCTGTTCTTCAATTAAATCCGAATGGTTACGGGTCGGTGGTAGGTTATGCCGATTATAAAGATACTGCTCAGGTAAACCAGTACCTTGCTATGAAAGAAGTGAAAGAAATGTTGCCGAAAGATCTTCGTTTGAAATGGGGTGTAAAGGCTGCTGATTTTGACAAGCAGGGACGTATCTTTGAATTGTATGCTATCAAGTCTACTGAACGTAACGGACGTGCTCCGTTGGAAGGTGATGTGATCACTGATGCTAAAGATGAATATGACCAGTTCAACAAGCCTTGTGTCAGTATGTCTATGAACACTGACGGCGCGCGCCGCTGGGCTGTTCTGACAAAGAACAATGTAGGCAAGGCTATCGCTATCGTACTGGATGGTTACGTATACAGCGCTCCGAATGTAAACGGTGAAATTACGGGCGGACACTCTCAGATTACCGGTAACTTTACTCCGGAGGTGACAAAAGACTTGGCTAACGTATTGAAGTCTGGTAAGATGCCTGCTCCTGCACGTATCGTTCAGGAGGATATCGTTGGTCCGTCATTGGGTCAGGAATCTATCAATCAAGGTATCATTTCATTTGTTGTTGCGTTGATTCTGTTGATGATCTATATGTGCGCTATGTACGGATTGATTCCGGGTATGGTTGCCAACTGCGCATTGGTTGTTAACTTCTTCTTCACATTAGGAATCCTTACCTCGTTCCAAGCTGCACTGACCATGTCTGGTATTGCCGGTATGGTGTTGTCATTGGGTATGGCTGTAGATGCTAACGTGTTGATTTATGAACGTACAAAAGAAGAATTGAGAGCCGGTAAAACTGTTAAGGCTGCTTTAGCAGACGGTTATTCTAACGCATTCTCTGCTATTTTTGACTCAAACTTGACATCAATTATCACTGGTATCATTCTGTTCTATTTCGGTACGGGGCCGATCCGTGGTTTTGCCACTACGTTGATTATCGGTATCCTCTGCTCATTCTTTACAGCAGTATTCTTGACTCGTATTGTTTATGAGCACTTCATGAATAAAGACAAGTGGTTGAACTTGACATTCACTACAGGGATTTCCAAGAACCTGATGCAGAACGTGAATTACAACTTTATGGGAATGATGAAACGTTCATTCACGGTATTCGGAGCGATTATCGTTATCTGTATCATTTCATTCTTTATCCGTGGTTTGGCGCAGAGTATTGACTTTACCGGTGGACGTAACTTCGTAGTTCAGTTTGAACAGCAGGTTGAACCTGAAACAGTGCGTGACTTGTTGAAGAAGAAAATCACAGAAGATAATGTACAGGCTATCGCCTTGGGTACGGATAAGAAGACAATCCGTATTACAACCAACTACCGTATTAATGAAGAGTCTCCTACTATCGACTCCGAAATTGAAGAGTTCTTGTATCAGTCTTTGAAAGATGGTAACTTGCTGGGCGAAGGTACTACATTGGAAATCTTTATTGATCGTGATAATCGTGTCGGTGGTTCTATTATCAGTTCTCAGAAAGTAGGTCCCAGTATCGCTGATGATATCAAGACATCGGCTATTTGGTCTGTATTGTTTGCACTGGTGGCTATCGGTTTGTATATCTTGCTGCGTTTCCGCAATGTAGCTTATAGTGTGGGTGCGACTGTTGCATTGGCTGTCGATACTATTCTGATTATCGGTGCATACTCATTATGTTATGGATGGGTTCCGTTCTCATTGGAAATTGACCAGACCTTCATTGGTGCCGTTTTGACCGCTATCGGTTATTCTATCAATGACAAGGTGGTTATCTTTGACCGTATCCGTGAGTTCTTCGGTCTGTATCCGAAACGTAACCGTATGCAGTTGTTTAACGATTCACTGAATACTACTTTGGCTCGTACCATCAATACTTCATTAAGTACATTAATCGTATTGTTGTGTATCTTTGTGCTGGGTGGTGACAGTATCCGCAGCTTCGCTTTTGCAATGATTTTGGGCGTTGTGATCGGTACGTTGTCTTCTATCTTCATTGCTGCTCCTATCGCTTACCTGACTATGGGCAACAAGATGCCGGAAGAAACAAAGGCATAA